Proteins encoded in a region of the Rhodococcus sp. SBT000017 genome:
- a CDS encoding ribonuclease D → MSAESSPETTPDDEANEPVAVPLLAPADGVPDVVDTPDAVRSAAALLAAGHGPLAVDAERASGFRYSQRAYLLQFRRRGAGTVLLDPIPVTGDLAPLAEVINPLEWVLHSADQDLPGLAELGLIPDTLYDTELAGRLAGFDRVGLGAIVERTLGLALQKGHGAADWSTRPLPDTWLNYAALDVEVLLELRDAMAEELEQQGKTEWAAQEFAHILTLGPPKPKTDRWRRTSGIHAIKSPRTLAAVRELWTTRDELAAKRDVAPSRVLPDSAIVAAATADPKSSRELEQLPVFGGPRQRRSSRLWASALTRARALPTSELPSMAASFDGPPPVNRWARRDPDAAARLADVRAAMTALSESVAVPVENLLMPDLLRRLVWDWQSPTDPDVDPAELIDARLAEGAARPWQRTLVVPVLAKALHPSQVTDG, encoded by the coding sequence ATGTCAGCCGAGAGTTCTCCCGAGACCACGCCGGACGACGAGGCGAACGAGCCTGTCGCCGTTCCGCTACTGGCCCCGGCTGACGGCGTACCCGACGTGGTCGACACACCGGACGCAGTGCGCTCGGCTGCCGCTCTGCTCGCCGCAGGTCACGGCCCCCTCGCCGTCGACGCCGAACGCGCCTCCGGCTTCCGCTACTCCCAGCGCGCCTACCTGCTGCAGTTCCGTCGCCGCGGCGCAGGCACGGTTCTGCTCGATCCGATCCCGGTCACCGGCGACCTCGCTCCGCTCGCCGAGGTGATCAACCCGCTCGAATGGGTACTGCACTCCGCCGATCAGGACCTACCGGGACTCGCCGAACTCGGCCTGATACCCGACACGCTCTACGACACCGAACTGGCAGGACGCCTCGCCGGATTCGACCGAGTCGGACTCGGTGCCATCGTCGAACGCACGCTCGGACTGGCCCTGCAGAAAGGCCACGGGGCCGCCGACTGGTCCACCCGCCCCCTGCCCGACACCTGGCTCAACTACGCCGCGCTCGACGTCGAGGTTCTACTCGAACTGCGCGACGCGATGGCCGAGGAGCTCGAACAACAGGGCAAGACGGAATGGGCAGCACAGGAATTCGCCCACATCCTCACCCTCGGGCCGCCCAAACCCAAGACCGACAGATGGCGTCGGACATCGGGGATCCATGCGATCAAATCTCCCCGCACCCTCGCTGCCGTTCGCGAGCTGTGGACCACGCGAGACGAATTGGCGGCCAAGCGTGATGTGGCACCGAGCCGGGTGCTGCCAGACTCGGCGATCGTGGCGGCGGCAACAGCGGACCCGAAATCCTCGCGGGAGCTCGAGCAACTGCCGGTCTTCGGCGGTCCCCGTCAACGCAGATCGTCCCGATTGTGGGCCTCGGCCCTGACCCGTGCACGGGCGCTTCCGACCTCCGAATTACCTTCGATGGCAGCCTCTTTCGACGGTCCACCGCCGGTCAATCGGTGGGCTCGCCGCGATCCCGATGCAGCAGCGCGACTCGCCGACGTTCGAGCCGCAATGACCGCGCTCAGCGAATCGGTTGCAGTACCGGTCGAGAATTTGTTGATGCCGGATCTGCTGCGCCGCCTGGTGTGGGATTGGCAGAGTCCGACCGATCCCGACGTCGACCCTGCCGAGCTGATCGACGCCCGACTGGCCGAGGGCGCGGCCCGACCCTGGCAGCGGACGCTGGTGGTGCCGGTACTGGCGAAGGCACTACACCCTTCCCAAGTTACCGACGGGTAA
- a CDS encoding DUF3000 domain-containing protein, giving the protein MTESQSTAEPAPFRAAIDAMHRAQVHPAIEIGPIRPPQRLAPYSYAIGAEVKHPDSDQVDEQSDGDAFGRLILLYDPDGAEAWNGTLRLVAYIQADVDESLADDPLLPEVGWSWLVDALESRSEPLNALGGTVTSTSSVRYGDIAGPPKAHQLELRASWTATSEDLSTHVEAFCEVLAYAAGLPPAGITTLGQRSSSRT; this is encoded by the coding sequence GTGACCGAATCCCAATCCACCGCCGAACCCGCGCCGTTCCGCGCCGCCATCGACGCGATGCATCGGGCTCAGGTACACCCGGCGATCGAAATCGGTCCGATCCGGCCGCCGCAGCGTCTCGCCCCCTACAGCTACGCGATCGGTGCCGAGGTCAAGCATCCCGACTCCGACCAGGTAGACGAACAGAGCGACGGCGACGCCTTCGGCCGCCTGATCCTGCTGTACGACCCCGACGGTGCCGAGGCCTGGAACGGCACCCTTCGACTGGTCGCGTACATCCAGGCTGACGTCGACGAATCCCTCGCCGACGATCCCCTGCTCCCCGAGGTCGGGTGGAGTTGGCTGGTCGACGCGCTGGAGTCACGGTCGGAGCCGCTCAACGCACTCGGCGGCACGGTCACCTCGACCAGCTCGGTGCGCTACGGCGACATCGCCGGGCCACCGAAGGCCCATCAGCTCGAACTGCGCGCCTCGTGGACGGCCACGTCCGAGGACCTCTCGACGCACGTCGAGGCGTTCTGCGAGGTGCTCGCCTACGCGGCCGGTCTACCGCCGGCGGGCATCACCACCCTCGGTCAGCGCAGTTCCAGCCGGACATAG
- the hemQ gene encoding hydrogen peroxide-dependent heme synthase yields the protein MARLDYSALNSTLRYLMFSVYKVTPGVLGEDRAAAAKEAKVFFEGREDKGVAVRGVYDIAGMRADADFMVWTHAERIEDLQATYSDFRRTTALGKASTPVWSNTALHRPAEFNKSHVPAFIAGEDPGAYICVYPFVRSIDWYLLPDDERRTMLADHGMAARGYKDVRANTVPSFALGDYEWILAFEAPELDRIVDLMRDLRATEARRHVREETPFFTGPRVEVDALVESLP from the coding sequence ATGGCACGCCTCGATTACTCAGCGCTCAATTCGACTCTTCGTTACTTGATGTTCTCGGTCTACAAGGTCACACCCGGTGTTCTGGGCGAGGATCGGGCCGCGGCCGCCAAGGAAGCGAAGGTGTTCTTCGAAGGTCGTGAAGACAAGGGCGTTGCGGTGCGCGGGGTCTACGACATCGCCGGCATGCGCGCCGACGCCGACTTCATGGTGTGGACACACGCCGAGCGCATCGAGGACCTGCAGGCGACGTATTCCGATTTCCGTCGCACCACCGCGCTGGGCAAGGCGAGCACTCCGGTGTGGAGCAACACCGCGCTGCACCGCCCGGCCGAGTTCAACAAGAGCCACGTCCCGGCCTTCATCGCCGGTGAGGATCCGGGCGCGTACATCTGCGTCTACCCGTTCGTGCGGTCGATCGATTGGTACCTGCTGCCCGACGACGAGCGCCGCACGATGCTCGCCGATCACGGTATGGCTGCACGTGGCTACAAGGACGTGCGGGCGAACACCGTGCCGTCGTTCGCACTCGGCGACTACGAGTGGATCCTGGCCTTCGAAGCCCCCGAACTCGATCGCATCGTGGACCTGATGCGTGACCTGCGGGCCACCGAGGCGAGGCGACACGTACGCGAGGAAACCCCGTTCTTCACCGGCCCTCGGGTCGAGGTGGACGCGCTCGTCGAATCCCTGCCGTGA
- the hemE gene encoding uroporphyrinogen decarboxylase, with translation MNAELHATAPARRELPDAPFLAAIAGRAPSRRPVWFMRQAGRSLPEYRKIRAGIGMLDSCFRPDLVAEITLQPFRRHDVDAAILFSDIVVPLKAAGIDLDIVAGTGPVVAQPVRSAADVAALPVLTSDQVEPVADAVRILTRELAGTPLIGFAGAPFTLASYLVEGGPSRNHEKTKALMRSDPATWHALLDALATTTITFLQAQLAAGVDAVQVFDSWAGALSLADYREYVLPHSQRVFETVSSAGVPKIHFGVGTGELLGAMGEAGADVVGVDWRIPLDDAVHRVGNGKALQGNLDPAVLFAGWDAVETEVRRIAAEADRAVAAGARGHVFNLGHGVLPDTDPEILTRVVSLVHSL, from the coding sequence ATGAACGCCGAACTGCACGCCACAGCCCCCGCCCGTCGAGAACTCCCGGACGCGCCGTTCCTGGCCGCGATCGCCGGTCGAGCTCCCTCGCGTCGGCCGGTGTGGTTTATGCGCCAGGCGGGTAGGTCGCTGCCCGAGTACCGCAAGATTCGCGCCGGCATCGGCATGTTGGATTCGTGCTTCCGACCCGACCTCGTCGCCGAGATCACCCTGCAGCCTTTTCGTCGGCACGACGTGGACGCGGCAATCCTGTTCTCGGACATCGTTGTTCCGCTCAAGGCCGCCGGTATCGATCTCGACATCGTCGCAGGCACCGGACCGGTCGTCGCGCAGCCGGTGCGGTCGGCTGCCGACGTAGCCGCACTTCCCGTCCTGACTTCCGATCAGGTGGAGCCGGTGGCCGATGCAGTACGGATCCTCACCCGCGAACTCGCCGGTACACCGCTCATCGGTTTCGCAGGCGCACCGTTCACCCTCGCGTCGTATCTGGTCGAGGGCGGCCCGAGTCGCAATCACGAGAAGACCAAGGCACTCATGCGGTCCGATCCGGCCACCTGGCACGCCCTGCTCGACGCACTGGCCACCACGACGATCACCTTCCTGCAGGCTCAGCTGGCCGCAGGCGTCGACGCAGTGCAGGTGTTCGACTCCTGGGCGGGTGCGTTGTCCCTCGCCGACTACCGCGAATACGTCTTGCCACACTCGCAGAGAGTGTTCGAGACAGTGTCCTCGGCCGGAGTGCCGAAGATCCACTTCGGCGTCGGAACCGGAGAGTTGCTCGGGGCGATGGGTGAGGCCGGTGCCGATGTGGTCGGCGTCGACTGGCGGATCCCACTCGACGACGCCGTGCATCGTGTCGGCAACGGCAAAGCTCTGCAGGGCAATCTCGATCCAGCGGTGCTGTTCGCGGGCTGGGATGCCGTGGAGACGGAAGTTCGACGCATTGCCGCCGAGGCAGACCGCGCGGTGGCGGCCGGTGCGCGGGGACATGTGTTCAACCTCGGACACGGAGTGCTTCCCGATACCGATCCCGAGATTCTGACGCGAGTGGTGTCGCTGGTGCATTCGTTGTGA
- the msrB gene encoding peptide-methionine (R)-S-oxide reductase MsrB produces the protein MSSATDNNSAPAVQLTDAQWREKLTPEEYAVLRQAGTERPGVGEYTDTTTEGIYECRACGAELFRSTEKFESHCGWPSFFDPADSEAVILKEDTTLGMRRVEVICRTCHSHLGHVFEGEGYPTPTDQRYCINSISLTLKPAS, from the coding sequence ATGAGTTCAGCTACCGACAACAATTCCGCCCCGGCCGTCCAGCTCACCGATGCACAGTGGCGCGAGAAGCTGACCCCCGAGGAGTACGCGGTGCTGCGGCAAGCAGGCACCGAACGCCCCGGCGTCGGCGAATACACCGACACCACCACCGAAGGCATCTACGAATGCCGCGCCTGCGGTGCCGAACTGTTCCGTAGCACCGAGAAGTTCGAATCGCACTGCGGCTGGCCGTCCTTCTTCGACCCTGCCGACAGCGAAGCCGTCATCCTCAAAGAGGACACCACGCTCGGAATGCGCCGCGTCGAGGTCATCTGTCGCACGTGCCACAGCCACCTCGGCCACGTCTTCGAGGGCGAGGGCTACCCCACGCCGACCGACCAGCGGTACTGCATCAACTCGATCTCGTTGACGCTCAAGCCTGCATCCTGA
- a CDS encoding protoporphyrinogen oxidase: MTVRRYAVVGGGISGLVAAYRLRQSCGPNAEITLVEASSRIGGTLRTTPVGTDSLDVGAEAFIGRRPEVPALLAELGLSDQLVYPAPVRPLVFSGGRTHALPLGTLMGIPSSADSVRDLVDPEDLHLIETETARPFAWTAGSDVSVADLVGSRFGSQVVRRSVDPLLGGVYSASSTSIGVRAALPTLATALDAGAANLTEAVRAALPTPSPGPVFGGLRDGYAVLLDALVAATDARTVVGAGVEEIRCEAAGWFVDGLGLVDGVVLAVPAPILGRLIAEVAPAASQAAGDIELASSVVVALAFPKTTELPQNSGILVATDAGLDVKAFTLSSRKWPHLGERDAVLLRASLGRFGDTTASDRSDAESIETALNDLAAVANIDAQPLAATVQRWPGGLPQYAPGHLDRVAAIEAGVADLPGLEVTGAWQRGVGVPACIASATTAAARLIEVAR; encoded by the coding sequence GTGACGGTGCGGCGATATGCCGTGGTCGGCGGCGGAATCTCCGGCCTCGTCGCGGCGTATCGCCTTCGGCAGTCCTGCGGCCCGAATGCCGAGATCACTCTGGTCGAGGCCTCGTCTCGCATCGGCGGCACGCTGCGCACCACCCCGGTCGGCACGGACTCGCTCGACGTCGGTGCGGAGGCCTTCATCGGTCGACGTCCGGAGGTGCCGGCACTGCTCGCCGAGCTCGGTCTGTCGGATCAGCTGGTGTATCCGGCACCGGTGCGTCCGCTCGTCTTCTCCGGCGGTCGAACGCACGCGCTCCCGCTCGGCACTCTGATGGGCATCCCGTCGTCCGCCGATTCGGTACGAGATCTGGTGGACCCCGAAGACCTGCACCTCATCGAGACCGAGACCGCGCGGCCCTTCGCATGGACGGCGGGTTCGGACGTGAGTGTGGCCGATCTCGTGGGCTCCAGGTTCGGCTCCCAGGTGGTGCGCCGTTCGGTCGATCCGTTGCTCGGCGGCGTGTACTCCGCTTCGTCGACTTCGATCGGCGTCCGCGCGGCACTGCCCACGTTGGCTACCGCGTTGGACGCCGGAGCGGCGAACTTGACCGAGGCCGTGCGGGCTGCACTGCCCACGCCGTCGCCGGGACCGGTGTTCGGCGGGCTGCGCGACGGTTATGCGGTGTTGCTCGATGCACTCGTCGCTGCGACCGATGCCAGGACGGTCGTCGGAGCAGGTGTCGAGGAGATCCGCTGCGAGGCCGCCGGCTGGTTCGTCGATGGACTCGGACTCGTCGACGGAGTGGTGCTGGCGGTCCCTGCGCCGATTCTCGGTCGGCTCATCGCCGAGGTGGCGCCCGCGGCGTCGCAGGCCGCAGGCGACATAGAACTGGCGTCCTCGGTCGTCGTCGCGCTCGCTTTCCCCAAGACGACGGAGCTGCCGCAGAATTCGGGAATCCTGGTGGCCACGGACGCGGGCTTGGACGTCAAGGCATTCACCCTGTCGAGCCGCAAGTGGCCGCACCTCGGCGAGCGTGACGCGGTACTGCTGCGGGCCTCGCTCGGCCGATTCGGTGACACCACGGCCTCGGACCGATCCGACGCGGAGTCGATCGAGACGGCGCTGAACGACCTCGCGGCGGTGGCGAACATCGATGCGCAGCCGCTCGCTGCGACCGTGCAGCGCTGGCCGGGAGGCCTGCCGCAGTACGCGCCGGGGCACCTCGATCGCGTGGCCGCCATCGAGGCCGGAGTCGCAGACCTACCCGGCCTCGAGGTCACCGGGGCCTGGCAGCGCGGCGTCGGGGTGCCCGCGTGTATTGCGTCCGCCACCACCGCTGCCGCCCGTCTGATCGAAGTGGCACGATAG
- a CDS encoding molybdopterin-dependent oxidoreductase — protein sequence MTGVAGVQHMGHWGMFRAESDGRDVTAVHPQVTDRNPSPVLGNLVGSVTHRSRITSPAVRRGWLEHGPGPTDKRGSDEFVEVSWDELTDLLAAELRRVVDTFGNNAIYGGSYGWASAGRFHHAQSQVHRFLNCIGGYTRSVHSYSLGATGVIMPHVLGAHWKMFSRSTSWKVIAAHTELLVAFGGVPVKNTGINHGGTSDHPTVDSLDAMRARGGQIVTVSPLRNDMSGDARWIAPRPGTDVAMMLALAYVLADEKLHDTAFLEKYCEGYPEFERYLLGITDGTPKTPQWASAICGIESAVIADLAREMASKRTMVTVTWSLQRTRHGEQAPWMGVTLASMLGGIGVPGGGFGHGYGSMNEPGLAPVPYPLPTLPQGINPVPDLIPVAAVSDMLLNPGGEFDYDGKRLTYPDIKIVYWAGGNPFHHHQDLGRLRRALGRTDTVVVHDPYWTPMAKHADIVVPSTTSLERSDLSCTRNDPLLVAMDPAAARFADSRDDYDTFAELATKLGVGEQFTEGRSSQQWLEHLYEQWRGYLRAGGVDTPEYENFRREGSFRMKTEDDLTFFEDFRRDPVGNALRTPSGKIEIFSATVAGFDYEDCRGHPMWFEPQEWLGGPRAEQFPLHLIANQPRTRLHSQLDHGAVSRNSKIQGREPIRMHSSAAAARGVCDGDVVRVFNDRGSCLAGVVVDDAMLESVVQLSTGAWYDPEDPADPNSMCVHGSVNVLTADEGSSALARGCTGQHVLVEIERYDEPLPPITAFDPPVRSGVRTRPER from the coding sequence ATGACCGGAGTGGCCGGCGTCCAGCACATGGGCCACTGGGGCATGTTTCGGGCCGAGTCGGACGGACGCGATGTCACTGCCGTCCATCCCCAGGTGACCGACAGAAATCCGTCCCCGGTACTGGGGAACCTCGTCGGGTCGGTGACCCATCGATCCCGTATCACCTCCCCGGCAGTGCGTAGGGGCTGGCTCGAGCACGGGCCGGGGCCGACCGACAAGCGTGGCAGCGACGAGTTCGTCGAGGTGTCCTGGGACGAGCTCACCGATCTGCTGGCGGCCGAATTACGCAGAGTCGTCGACACATTCGGCAACAACGCGATCTACGGCGGGTCGTACGGTTGGGCGAGTGCCGGACGTTTCCACCACGCGCAGAGTCAGGTGCATCGCTTCCTCAACTGCATCGGCGGTTACACCCGATCGGTGCACAGCTACTCCCTGGGTGCGACCGGCGTCATCATGCCGCACGTTCTCGGTGCGCATTGGAAGATGTTCTCGCGCTCCACATCCTGGAAAGTGATCGCCGCACACACCGAACTGCTCGTGGCATTCGGGGGAGTTCCGGTGAAGAACACCGGCATCAATCACGGCGGTACGTCGGATCATCCGACCGTCGACTCGCTCGACGCGATGCGTGCCCGCGGCGGACAGATAGTTACAGTCAGTCCCTTGCGCAACGACATGTCGGGCGACGCCCGATGGATCGCTCCGCGGCCCGGTACCGACGTGGCGATGATGCTGGCTCTGGCCTACGTACTCGCCGATGAGAAGCTGCACGACACAGCGTTTCTGGAGAAGTACTGCGAGGGATACCCCGAATTCGAGCGGTACCTCCTCGGTATCACTGACGGAACCCCCAAGACCCCGCAGTGGGCGTCTGCGATCTGCGGCATCGAGTCCGCGGTGATCGCGGATCTCGCTCGGGAGATGGCGTCGAAACGCACGATGGTGACGGTCACCTGGTCGCTGCAGCGGACGAGGCACGGGGAGCAGGCACCGTGGATGGGCGTCACCCTGGCGTCGATGCTCGGTGGAATCGGCGTTCCGGGCGGAGGATTCGGGCACGGGTACGGGTCGATGAACGAGCCCGGTCTGGCCCCGGTGCCGTATCCGTTGCCGACGCTGCCGCAAGGCATCAATCCCGTACCCGACCTGATTCCGGTCGCCGCGGTCTCGGACATGCTGCTGAATCCCGGTGGTGAATTCGACTACGACGGTAAGCGATTGACCTACCCGGACATCAAGATCGTCTACTGGGCCGGCGGAAATCCGTTCCACCACCACCAGGATCTGGGGCGGCTGCGCCGCGCACTCGGCAGAACCGACACAGTCGTGGTGCACGACCCGTACTGGACACCGATGGCCAAGCACGCTGACATCGTCGTCCCGTCGACCACGTCGTTGGAGCGATCGGATCTGAGCTGCACGCGCAACGATCCCTTGCTCGTCGCGATGGACCCGGCCGCCGCGCGATTCGCCGACTCCCGCGACGATTACGACACGTTCGCCGAGCTGGCGACGAAACTCGGTGTGGGCGAGCAGTTCACCGAGGGGCGTAGCTCGCAGCAGTGGCTCGAGCATCTGTACGAGCAGTGGCGCGGCTATCTACGCGCCGGGGGCGTCGATACTCCGGAATACGAAAATTTCCGGCGCGAGGGGTCGTTTCGGATGAAGACCGAGGACGATCTGACGTTCTTCGAGGATTTCCGACGCGACCCGGTGGGCAACGCGTTGCGCACCCCGAGCGGGAAGATCGAAATCTTCTCGGCGACAGTGGCGGGCTTCGACTACGAGGACTGCCGTGGGCATCCGATGTGGTTCGAGCCACAGGAATGGCTCGGCGGGCCGAGGGCCGAGCAGTTTCCGTTGCACCTGATCGCCAACCAGCCGCGCACCAGGTTGCACAGTCAGCTCGATCACGGTGCGGTGAGCCGTAACTCGAAGATTCAGGGTAGGGAGCCGATACGAATGCACTCGTCGGCGGCCGCGGCCAGGGGAGTGTGCGACGGTGACGTCGTCCGAGTGTTCAACGACCGCGGATCGTGCCTGGCCGGTGTGGTCGTCGACGATGCGATGCTCGAGTCGGTCGTTCAGCTGTCCACCGGTGCCTGGTACGACCCTGAAGATCCGGCCGATCCCAATTCGATGTGCGTGCACGGCAGCGTGAACGTGCTCACCGCAGACGAGGGATCGTCGGCGCTCGCGCGGGGGTGCACCGGTCAGCACGTGTTGGTGGAGATCGAACGCTACGACGAGCCGTTGCCGCCGATCACCGCGTTCGATCCACCAGTTCGGTCCGGGGTCAGAACACGACCCGAGAGATGA
- a CDS encoding MaoC family dehydratase: protein MRTFTSPEQIKAAVGEDLGTSDWLQITQERVNTFADATGDHQWIHVDVERAKKESPFGAPIAHGFLSLSLVSMLNWQIYTIENTKLGINYGSNKVRFINPVKVGAHVRLQTTLVSAEEVSGGALQLVTAGTLQIEGEDKPALVAEIISRVVF from the coding sequence ATGCGCACTTTCACCTCACCAGAGCAGATCAAAGCCGCCGTCGGCGAAGACCTGGGAACCAGCGATTGGCTGCAGATCACCCAGGAGCGGGTGAACACCTTCGCCGACGCCACCGGCGATCACCAGTGGATCCACGTCGACGTCGAGCGGGCGAAGAAGGAAAGCCCGTTCGGCGCACCGATCGCCCACGGATTTCTGAGCCTGTCCCTGGTGTCGATGCTCAACTGGCAGATCTACACCATCGAGAACACCAAGCTCGGAATCAACTACGGCTCCAACAAGGTTCGCTTCATCAACCCGGTGAAGGTCGGAGCTCACGTACGGCTGCAGACCACCCTCGTCTCCGCCGAGGAAGTATCCGGTGGAGCACTACAGCTGGTGACGGCGGGAACGTTGCAGATCGAGGGCGAGGACAAGCCCGCGCTCGTCGCCGAGATCATCTCTCGGGTCGTGTTCTGA
- a CDS encoding glycosyltransferase family 87 protein, with the protein MSLSFLEPRSGRTTAEVIKYALWPIAIMTVIQRVVIKAVNGDITNDFNPVYSAALAFLNRQPVYTANFDSVDPHYLYQPSATMLLSPIAFIDPERSRWLFIIASTVAILLALYILLRIFGFRIDSVAAPALLLAAFVSETVTNTLVFTNFNGFVLLGEVAFLGFLLQRKDLSAGVAMGLTLAIKPMLAPLLLLPLMTRQWKVFITSIAIPVVMMAIAWPLSVDPMNFIDRTLPYLLQTRDYFNSAVVGNGRYYGVPELLTLGIRAVLGIMVLISLWLLYRYCREDRLFFFATTSGLILTAHWLLGSLGQMYYSMMLFPLLMTVVLKNSLLRNWPAWLAIYGFMNYDRWLSGRWIETGRALDYLRTTFGWALLIVVIFGVLVGRYFAARSEGRLDDGIEPSYLLPSAPPAKTA; encoded by the coding sequence GTGTCACTTAGCTTTCTGGAGCCGCGGTCAGGGCGGACGACCGCCGAGGTAATCAAGTACGCCCTGTGGCCGATCGCCATCATGACCGTCATCCAGCGCGTGGTGATCAAGGCGGTCAACGGAGACATCACCAACGATTTCAACCCGGTGTACAGCGCCGCCCTGGCATTCCTCAACCGCCAGCCGGTGTACACGGCGAACTTCGACTCGGTCGATCCGCACTATCTGTACCAACCGAGCGCAACGATGCTGCTCTCCCCCATTGCATTCATCGACCCCGAGCGGTCCCGCTGGCTGTTCATCATCGCCAGCACCGTCGCGATTCTGCTGGCGCTGTACATCCTGTTGCGGATCTTCGGATTCCGGATCGATTCGGTAGCGGCCCCCGCTCTCCTGCTGGCCGCCTTCGTCAGCGAAACAGTGACCAACACGTTGGTGTTCACCAACTTCAACGGCTTCGTGCTTCTCGGTGAGGTGGCCTTCCTCGGGTTCCTCCTCCAGCGCAAGGACCTGTCGGCGGGCGTCGCCATGGGTCTGACTCTGGCGATCAAGCCGATGCTCGCGCCGCTGCTGCTGCTTCCGCTGATGACGCGTCAGTGGAAGGTCTTCATCACCTCGATCGCGATCCCCGTGGTGATGATGGCCATCGCCTGGCCGCTGTCGGTGGATCCGATGAACTTCATCGATCGGACGCTGCCGTACCTGCTGCAGACCCGCGACTACTTCAACAGCGCTGTCGTCGGTAACGGCCGCTACTACGGTGTTCCCGAACTCCTCACCCTCGGAATCCGAGCGGTACTGGGAATCATGGTTCTGATCTCGCTGTGGCTGCTCTACCGATACTGCCGCGAGGACCGACTCTTCTTCTTCGCGACCACCTCGGGCTTGATCCTCACCGCACACTGGCTGTTGGGCTCCCTCGGCCAGATGTACTACTCGATGATGCTGTTCCCGCTGCTGATGACCGTCGTGCTGAAGAACTCGCTGCTGCGCAACTGGCCGGCCTGGCTCGCGATCTACGGGTTCATGAACTACGACCGATGGCTCTCGGGCCGCTGGATCGAAACCGGCCGCGCCTTGGACTACCTCCGCACCACCTTCGGCTGGGCGCTGCTGATCGTCGTCATCTTCGGCGTCCTCGTCGGACGCTATTTCGCCGCTCGAAGCGAGGGACGACTCGACGACGGAATCGAACCCAGCTACCTGTTGCCGAGCGCTCCACCAGCCAAAACGGCATAG
- a CDS encoding HAD family hydrolase: MTTTGTPTIEAVLFDFSGTLFRLEEHPSWFDGVHDADGTPVDGAGAAELMRRMTAPVGETVEFDDATRHAWRHRDLDPALHRQAYLHVLAQSGVTDPQQAESVYGRVIDADSWTPYPDTGAVLKRLAHESVRVGVLSNIAFDIRPAFVDRDLDRYVDHFVLSFEVGHVKPQPEIFRHAVAALGVDPSRTLMVGDSAEADGAAQEIGCSFALVDPVPTAQRPDALLAALSAFGIR; this comes from the coding sequence GTGACGACGACGGGCACACCCACGATCGAGGCCGTCCTGTTCGACTTCTCGGGCACGTTGTTCAGGCTCGAGGAACACCCCTCCTGGTTCGACGGCGTCCACGATGCCGACGGCACCCCCGTCGACGGTGCCGGAGCTGCGGAACTGATGCGTCGGATGACCGCGCCGGTGGGGGAGACGGTCGAGTTCGACGACGCGACGCGTCATGCCTGGCGACACCGAGACCTCGACCCAGCGCTGCACCGACAGGCGTATCTGCACGTGCTGGCTCAGTCCGGTGTCACCGACCCACAGCAGGCCGAGTCGGTGTACGGCCGCGTGATCGACGCAGACTCGTGGACGCCGTATCCGGACACCGGGGCGGTGCTGAAAAGACTTGCGCACGAGTCGGTTCGGGTCGGTGTGCTCAGCAACATCGCGTTCGATATCCGGCCTGCCTTCGTTGATCGCGATCTCGATCGGTATGTCGATCACTTCGTGCTCTCGTTCGAGGTCGGTCACGTCAAACCGCAACCGGAGATCTTCCGGCACGCGGTCGCGGCCTTGGGCGTCGATCCCTCCCGGACGTTGATGGTGGGCGACAGTGCCGAGGCCGACGGTGCGGCGCAGGAGATCGGATGCAGCTTCGCTCTCGTGGATCCGGTGCCGACGGCGCAGCGGCCCGATGCACTGCTGGCAGCGTTGAGCGCCTTCGGAATTCGATGA